From the genome of Leptodactylus fuscus isolate aLepFus1 chromosome 1, aLepFus1.hap2, whole genome shotgun sequence, one region includes:
- the CLTA gene encoding clathrin light chain A isoform X4: protein MSEFDAFGSVGNGVSAEEDPAAAFLAQQESEIAGIENDEGFSILDGGEVPSALHDGTSECREGDEDGVLNGDFYQESNGPTDSYAAISQADRLQAEPESIRKWREEQRSRLEMLDANSKKQESEWKEKATKELEEWYARQDELLQKTKANNRTHINHPCYSLEQAAEEAFVSDAEETAPGTEWERVARLCDFNPKSSKQAKDVSRMRSVLISLKQAPLVH, encoded by the exons ATGTCTGAGTTTGATGCTTTCGGGTCAGTCGGGAATGGAGTGTCCGCCGAAGAAGACCCGGCCGCTGCCTTCCTGGCGCAGCAGGAGAGCGAAATCGCCGGCATCGAGAATGATGAAGGGTTCAGCATCCTGGACGGTGGGGAAGTGCCCAGCGCCCTGCACGACGGCACATCAG AATGCAGAGAAGGGGATGAAG ATGGCGTCCTGAATGGCGACTTCTACCAG GAGTCTAATGGCCCAACAGACAGCTATGCAGCAATCTCACAAGCTGATCGTCTACAAGCAGAGCCCGAGAGCATCCGCAAATGGAGGGAAGAGCAGAGGAGTCGCCTAGAAATGCTTG ATGCTAATTCGAAAAAGCAAGAATCTGAATGGAAAGAGAAAGCTACAAAAGAGCTAGAAGAATGGTATGCCAGACAGGATGAATTGTTACAGAAGACAAAGGCAAATAATCG cacacacataaaCCATCCTTGCTACAGCCTAGAACA GGCTGCCGAAGAAGCGTTTGTAAGCGATGCTGAAgaaacagccccaggaacagAGTGGGAAAGAGTGGCTCGTCTTTGTGACTTTAACCCCAAGTCCAGCAAGCAAGCAAAGGATGTTTCACGTATGCGCTCCGTCCTGATATCACTTAAGCAAGCTCCACTGGTTCACTGA
- the CLTA gene encoding clathrin light chain A isoform X2, with protein MSEFDAFGSVGNGVSAEEDPAAAFLAQQESEIAGIENDEGFSILDGGEVPSALHDGTSDGVLNGDFYQESNGPTDSYAAISQADRLQAEPESIRKWREEQRSRLEMLDANSKKQESEWKEKATKELEEWYARQDELLQKTKANNRVADEGFYKQPFADVIGYVTHINHPCYSLEQAAEEAFVSDAEETAPGTEWERVARLCDFNPKSSKQAKDVSRMRSVLISLKQAPLVH; from the exons ATGTCTGAGTTTGATGCTTTCGGGTCAGTCGGGAATGGAGTGTCCGCCGAAGAAGACCCGGCCGCTGCCTTCCTGGCGCAGCAGGAGAGCGAAATCGCCGGCATCGAGAATGATGAAGGGTTCAGCATCCTGGACGGTGGGGAAGTGCCCAGCGCCCTGCACGACGGCACATCAG ATGGCGTCCTGAATGGCGACTTCTACCAG GAGTCTAATGGCCCAACAGACAGCTATGCAGCAATCTCACAAGCTGATCGTCTACAAGCAGAGCCCGAGAGCATCCGCAAATGGAGGGAAGAGCAGAGGAGTCGCCTAGAAATGCTTG ATGCTAATTCGAAAAAGCAAGAATCTGAATGGAAAGAGAAAGCTACAAAAGAGCTAGAAGAATGGTATGCCAGACAGGATGAATTGTTACAGAAGACAAAGGCAAATAATCG GGTGGCAGATGAAGGTTTCTACAAACAACCCTTCGCTGACGTGATTGGTTATGT cacacacataaaCCATCCTTGCTACAGCCTAGAACA GGCTGCCGAAGAAGCGTTTGTAAGCGATGCTGAAgaaacagccccaggaacagAGTGGGAAAGAGTGGCTCGTCTTTGTGACTTTAACCCCAAGTCCAGCAAGCAAGCAAAGGATGTTTCACGTATGCGCTCCGTCCTGATATCACTTAAGCAAGCTCCACTGGTTCACTGA
- the CLTA gene encoding clathrin light chain A isoform X1 produces MSEFDAFGSVGNGVSAEEDPAAAFLAQQESEIAGIENDEGFSILDGGEVPSALHDGTSECREGDEDGVLNGDFYQESNGPTDSYAAISQADRLQAEPESIRKWREEQRSRLEMLDANSKKQESEWKEKATKELEEWYARQDELLQKTKANNRVADEGFYKQPFADVIGYVTHINHPCYSLEQAAEEAFVSDAEETAPGTEWERVARLCDFNPKSSKQAKDVSRMRSVLISLKQAPLVH; encoded by the exons ATGTCTGAGTTTGATGCTTTCGGGTCAGTCGGGAATGGAGTGTCCGCCGAAGAAGACCCGGCCGCTGCCTTCCTGGCGCAGCAGGAGAGCGAAATCGCCGGCATCGAGAATGATGAAGGGTTCAGCATCCTGGACGGTGGGGAAGTGCCCAGCGCCCTGCACGACGGCACATCAG AATGCAGAGAAGGGGATGAAG ATGGCGTCCTGAATGGCGACTTCTACCAG GAGTCTAATGGCCCAACAGACAGCTATGCAGCAATCTCACAAGCTGATCGTCTACAAGCAGAGCCCGAGAGCATCCGCAAATGGAGGGAAGAGCAGAGGAGTCGCCTAGAAATGCTTG ATGCTAATTCGAAAAAGCAAGAATCTGAATGGAAAGAGAAAGCTACAAAAGAGCTAGAAGAATGGTATGCCAGACAGGATGAATTGTTACAGAAGACAAAGGCAAATAATCG GGTGGCAGATGAAGGTTTCTACAAACAACCCTTCGCTGACGTGATTGGTTATGT cacacacataaaCCATCCTTGCTACAGCCTAGAACA GGCTGCCGAAGAAGCGTTTGTAAGCGATGCTGAAgaaacagccccaggaacagAGTGGGAAAGAGTGGCTCGTCTTTGTGACTTTAACCCCAAGTCCAGCAAGCAAGCAAAGGATGTTTCACGTATGCGCTCCGTCCTGATATCACTTAAGCAAGCTCCACTGGTTCACTGA
- the CLTA gene encoding clathrin light chain A isoform X3 produces MSEFDAFGSVGNGVSAEEDPAAAFLAQQESEIAGIENDEGFSILDGGEVPSALHDGTSECREGDEDGVLNGDFYQESNGPTDSYAAISQADRLQAEPESIRKWREEQRSRLEMLDANSKKQESEWKEKATKELEEWYARQDELLQKTKANNRVADEGFYKQPFADVIGYVAAEEAFVSDAEETAPGTEWERVARLCDFNPKSSKQAKDVSRMRSVLISLKQAPLVH; encoded by the exons ATGTCTGAGTTTGATGCTTTCGGGTCAGTCGGGAATGGAGTGTCCGCCGAAGAAGACCCGGCCGCTGCCTTCCTGGCGCAGCAGGAGAGCGAAATCGCCGGCATCGAGAATGATGAAGGGTTCAGCATCCTGGACGGTGGGGAAGTGCCCAGCGCCCTGCACGACGGCACATCAG AATGCAGAGAAGGGGATGAAG ATGGCGTCCTGAATGGCGACTTCTACCAG GAGTCTAATGGCCCAACAGACAGCTATGCAGCAATCTCACAAGCTGATCGTCTACAAGCAGAGCCCGAGAGCATCCGCAAATGGAGGGAAGAGCAGAGGAGTCGCCTAGAAATGCTTG ATGCTAATTCGAAAAAGCAAGAATCTGAATGGAAAGAGAAAGCTACAAAAGAGCTAGAAGAATGGTATGCCAGACAGGATGAATTGTTACAGAAGACAAAGGCAAATAATCG GGTGGCAGATGAAGGTTTCTACAAACAACCCTTCGCTGACGTGATTGGTTATGT GGCTGCCGAAGAAGCGTTTGTAAGCGATGCTGAAgaaacagccccaggaacagAGTGGGAAAGAGTGGCTCGTCTTTGTGACTTTAACCCCAAGTCCAGCAAGCAAGCAAAGGATGTTTCACGTATGCGCTCCGTCCTGATATCACTTAAGCAAGCTCCACTGGTTCACTGA
- the CLTA gene encoding clathrin light chain A isoform X5 — protein MSEFDAFGSVGNGVSAEEDPAAAFLAQQESEIAGIENDEGFSILDGGEVPSALHDGTSECREGDEDGVLNGDFYQESNGPTDSYAAISQADRLQAEPESIRKWREEQRSRLEMLDANSKKQESEWKEKATKELEEWYARQDELLQKTKANNRAAEEAFVSDAEETAPGTEWERVARLCDFNPKSSKQAKDVSRMRSVLISLKQAPLVH, from the exons ATGTCTGAGTTTGATGCTTTCGGGTCAGTCGGGAATGGAGTGTCCGCCGAAGAAGACCCGGCCGCTGCCTTCCTGGCGCAGCAGGAGAGCGAAATCGCCGGCATCGAGAATGATGAAGGGTTCAGCATCCTGGACGGTGGGGAAGTGCCCAGCGCCCTGCACGACGGCACATCAG AATGCAGAGAAGGGGATGAAG ATGGCGTCCTGAATGGCGACTTCTACCAG GAGTCTAATGGCCCAACAGACAGCTATGCAGCAATCTCACAAGCTGATCGTCTACAAGCAGAGCCCGAGAGCATCCGCAAATGGAGGGAAGAGCAGAGGAGTCGCCTAGAAATGCTTG ATGCTAATTCGAAAAAGCAAGAATCTGAATGGAAAGAGAAAGCTACAAAAGAGCTAGAAGAATGGTATGCCAGACAGGATGAATTGTTACAGAAGACAAAGGCAAATAATCG GGCTGCCGAAGAAGCGTTTGTAAGCGATGCTGAAgaaacagccccaggaacagAGTGGGAAAGAGTGGCTCGTCTTTGTGACTTTAACCCCAAGTCCAGCAAGCAAGCAAAGGATGTTTCACGTATGCGCTCCGTCCTGATATCACTTAAGCAAGCTCCACTGGTTCACTGA
- the CLTA gene encoding clathrin light chain A isoform X6 produces the protein MSEFDAFGSVGNGVSAEEDPAAAFLAQQESEIAGIENDEGFSILDGGEVPSALHDGTSDGVLNGDFYQESNGPTDSYAAISQADRLQAEPESIRKWREEQRSRLEMLDANSKKQESEWKEKATKELEEWYARQDELLQKTKANNRAAEEAFVSDAEETAPGTEWERVARLCDFNPKSSKQAKDVSRMRSVLISLKQAPLVH, from the exons ATGTCTGAGTTTGATGCTTTCGGGTCAGTCGGGAATGGAGTGTCCGCCGAAGAAGACCCGGCCGCTGCCTTCCTGGCGCAGCAGGAGAGCGAAATCGCCGGCATCGAGAATGATGAAGGGTTCAGCATCCTGGACGGTGGGGAAGTGCCCAGCGCCCTGCACGACGGCACATCAG ATGGCGTCCTGAATGGCGACTTCTACCAG GAGTCTAATGGCCCAACAGACAGCTATGCAGCAATCTCACAAGCTGATCGTCTACAAGCAGAGCCCGAGAGCATCCGCAAATGGAGGGAAGAGCAGAGGAGTCGCCTAGAAATGCTTG ATGCTAATTCGAAAAAGCAAGAATCTGAATGGAAAGAGAAAGCTACAAAAGAGCTAGAAGAATGGTATGCCAGACAGGATGAATTGTTACAGAAGACAAAGGCAAATAATCG GGCTGCCGAAGAAGCGTTTGTAAGCGATGCTGAAgaaacagccccaggaacagAGTGGGAAAGAGTGGCTCGTCTTTGTGACTTTAACCCCAAGTCCAGCAAGCAAGCAAAGGATGTTTCACGTATGCGCTCCGTCCTGATATCACTTAAGCAAGCTCCACTGGTTCACTGA